The Sinorhizobium fredii genome contains the following window.
CGTCAGCAGAAAGACGCAGAAAAGCTTCGCGTGAAGCCAGCCGCCGCTAAACCCGTAGACGCTCCAGGCGAGATAGAGGCCGAGCAGCCAGGCGATCATCATCGCCGGGTTCATGATGACCTTCAGAAGCCGCCGCTCCATCGTCTTGAAGGTCTCGGACTGCGCCGACCCCGGCACGGCGTCGGTGTGATAGATGAAGAGCCGCGGCATATAGAGCAGCGCCGCCATCCAGGAGATCACTGCGATGATGTGGAACGCCTTGATCCAGAGATACAGATCGTCCGGCTGCCCGATGAAGAGCGCCGCCAGCAGCGCGACGAAGATCAAAAGGGCGGCGATCGCGCGTAGCCGCGCCCGCCTTCCGAGCGCGCTATCGGTTTGCCGCTCGATCATCCCCTGATCCCACGAACGCGCGCCACCAGGGCCGCGACGTTCTCCGGGTCCGCCTCCGGCGTGATGCCGTGGCCGAGATTGAAGATCAACGGCCCGTTGCCGAGCGCATCGAGAATGCGGTCGATGCCGTTTTCCATGGCCGACCCGCCGGCAACGACCCGCATCGGATCGAGATTGCCCTGGACCGGTCCGTCCCTCTGCAATTCTGCGGCAAAGGACAGCGGCACCGTCCAGTCGAGGCCGATCGCGTCCGCCCCGGTCAAGCGGCGATAGTCCTTGAGCAGCAGGCCCGCACCCTTTGCAAAGGCGATGATTTTCGCGGAAGGCCGGCGGGCCCGCACCGATGATATCATCCGCCGCACCGGCTCCACGGCAAAGCGGGCGAACTCGTCCTCGCCGAGCACGCCTGCCCAGGAATCGAAGACCTGCACCGCATCGGCGCCGGCATCGATCTGCTCGACGAGATAGTCGGCCGAGATATCGGC
Protein-coding sequences here:
- the hemJ gene encoding protoporphyrinogen oxidase HemJ, translated to MIERQTDSALGRRARLRAIAALLIFVALLAALFIGQPDDLYLWIKAFHIIAVISWMAALLYMPRLFIYHTDAVPGSAQSETFKTMERRLLKVIMNPAMMIAWLLGLYLAWSVYGFSGGWLHAKLFCVFLLTLVHMHFSRAVSDFERDVNRRTARYWRLMNEAPTLLMIVIVILAVVKPF